One region of Triticum aestivum cultivar Chinese Spring chromosome 6B, IWGSC CS RefSeq v2.1, whole genome shotgun sequence genomic DNA includes:
- the LOC123135682 gene encoding autophagy protein 5-like: protein MSAAPQDAWPEEAARWHWTGAVPLQVHLHDADVTALPPPPPFMLFGPRIGYFPLLVSTIKAHFSSSLPPGVDTVWFEYKGLLLKWYIPIGVLFDLLCAEPERPWNLTVHFRGYPADILSPCEGEDSVKWNYNNSLKEAAFIITGNSKNVMNMSQADQLAMWESVRKRDTDSYMNISTKLKLGPFEDHFWTSSLEPRQGSDEPESPGSVKPCRVPVRLYVRRVQEDLEYFEDAIPVSDWESVSYINRPFEIRKEGGRRITTLEHALETLLPEFFGSKPTARAADPEPASTTPDSAPDDSDTTQGTPRDREAALASPQEMDVAKKARVKLVRIQGMELGLDTPFLWVANNLRNPECFLHVCVYIGA from the exons ATGTCGGCGGCGCCGCAGGACGCGTGGCCGGAGGAGGCAGCGCGGTGGCACTGGACTGGCGCCGTGCCGCTCCAGGTccacctccacgacgccgacgtcaCCGCGCTCCCGCCGCCCCCGCCCTTCATG CTTTTCGGGCCAAGAATTGGGTATTTCCCACTCTTGGTGTCGACTATAAAGGCTCATTTCAGCAGCTCACTCCCACCAGGGGTTGATACTGTTTGGTTTGAGTATAAGGGGCTGCTGCTGAAATG GTATATACCCATTGGTGTTCTTTTCGACCTTCTTTGTGCTGAGCCAGAAAGGCCATGGAATCTAACA GTTCATTTTAGGGGGTATCCTGCAGATATATTATCACCATGTGAAGGTGAAGATAGTGTAAAGTGGAATTACAACAATTCCCTGAAAGAG GCTGCCTTCATCATAACTGGAAACAGTAAGAATGTGATGAATATGTCCCAGGCTGATCAACTTGCTATGTGGGAATCAGTGAGGAAAA GAGACACGGATAGTTATATGAATATCTCTACCAAGCTTAAGCTTGGACCTTTTGAAGATCACTTCTGGACTTCCTCGTTAGAGCCTCGACAAGGTTCTGATGAGCCTGAATCTCCTGGATCTGTCAAACCAT GCAGGGTACCTGTTCGATTATACGTGCGCAGAGTTCAAGAAGACCTTGAGTATTTCGAAGATGCGATTCCTGTCAGTGATTGGGAAAGTGTATCCTATATAAATCGGCCATTCGAGATCCGAAAGGAGGGAG GTAGAAGGATAACTACCCTGGAACATGCCTTGGAGACGTTGCTACCAGAGTTCTTTGGCTCGAAGCCCACAGCTAGAGCTGCTGATCCTGAACCTGCGTCCACGACGCCAGACTCTGCACCCGACGATTCAGATACCACTCAAGGGACTCCTCGCGACAGAGAAGCAGCTTTGGCGAGTCCGCAGGAGATGGATGTGGCCAAGAAGGCCAGAGTGAAGCTGGTGAGGATACAAGGCATGGAGCTCGGCCTGGATACGCCGTTCCTCTGGGTGGCCAACAACCTGAGGAACCCCGAATGCTTCCTCCATGTCTGTGTATACATTGGCGCATGA